A single Ketogulonicigenium vulgare WSH-001 DNA region contains:
- the ygfZ gene encoding CAF17-like 4Fe-4S cluster assembly/insertion protein YgfZ codes for MTHARKVFAITGTDRLPFLQNLVTNDVKRAEGALVYTALLTPQGKFIADFFLHEDGSRLLLDVDAGAAAALIPRLSMYRLRADVQIAETDLVVSRGTGDAPAGALADPRDPRLGWRLYGAADVSDATDWDALRVDLLVPEMGAELTGESYILENGFERLHGVDFRKGCYVGQEVTARMKHKTELRKGLARVQVVGDAAPGTVIMAGDREAGQLLTRAGDQAIAYLRFDRAGGEMTAGSARVTRLPD; via the coding sequence ATGACCCATGCCCGTAAAGTCTTTGCCATCACTGGCACGGATCGCCTGCCGTTCTTGCAAAATCTGGTGACCAACGATGTGAAACGGGCCGAAGGCGCGCTGGTCTATACCGCGCTGCTGACGCCGCAGGGCAAGTTCATCGCCGATTTCTTTTTGCACGAGGATGGCAGCCGTCTGCTGCTGGACGTGGATGCGGGCGCGGCGGCGGCGCTGATCCCGCGCCTGTCGATGTATCGGTTGCGCGCCGATGTGCAGATTGCCGAGACGGATCTGGTGGTCTCGCGCGGCACGGGGGATGCGCCCGCGGGCGCGCTGGCCGATCCGCGTGATCCGCGTCTGGGCTGGCGGCTGTATGGCGCGGCGGATGTCTCGGATGCGACCGATTGGGACGCGCTGCGCGTCGATCTGCTGGTGCCCGAGATGGGCGCGGAGCTGACCGGCGAGAGCTATATTCTGGAAAACGGGTTCGAGCGATTGCACGGCGTCGATTTCCGCAAGGGCTGCTATGTCGGGCAGGAAGTCACCGCCCGCATGAAACATAAAACCGAGCTGCGTAAGGGCCTTGCGCGCGTGCAGGTGGTGGGCGATGCCGCCCCCGGCACGGTGATCATGGCCGGCGATCGCGAGGCCGGGCAGCTGCTGACACGCGCGGGCGATCAGGCGATTGCCTATCTGCGGTTCGACCGCGCGGGCGGCGAGATGACCGCAGGCAGCGCGCGCGTGACACGCCTGCCCGATTAG
- a CDS encoding ABC transporter ATP-binding protein — protein sequence MTIPAPDSAQQTPDMQPHLFRWYWQEFLGRYWPLLLIAIILMAIEGATLASFAVMMQPMFDSIFEGGSRAALWGIGLAMLAIFTLRAFASLGQKILVTRVNELVGARLRARLLSHLMTLDGSFHQQHPPGQLIERVQGDVNGITSITAMILISLGRDLAAVLALFAVALVTDWQWTLIALVGIPLLVAPSLVVQRLVRRLTRKSREVEGTLSTRLDEVFHGINPVKLNNLEDYQSRRYRDLLGQKVRLATSSAAGKAAIPSLVDIMTGLGFMGVMVLGGGEILSGEKTMGQFMTFFTAMASVFGPLRRLAGLSGSWQAGQVALERLKSVLDIAASITPTDRPQPIPQAPPEIRLQDVRLDYGTTEVLHGVTFTAAAGKTTALVGASGAGKSSVFNLLPRLIDPSSGAVLINGISNKDFALHDLRDLFSVVSQDSALFDESLRDNILLDRPAPEDSMLEDVLAAAHVTDFLKALPEGLDSPVGPRGSALSGGQRQRVAIARALLRDTPVLLLDEATSALDTRSEVLVQQALEQLSHGRTTLVIAHRLSTIRNADSIVVMDAGRVVDQGTHDELLARGGIYADLYAMQFRSSAESETDE from the coding sequence ATGACCATCCCAGCCCCTGACAGTGCCCAACAAACGCCGGATATGCAGCCGCATTTGTTCAGATGGTACTGGCAGGAGTTTCTGGGCCGCTACTGGCCGCTGTTGCTGATTGCGATCATCCTGATGGCGATCGAGGGGGCGACCCTCGCCAGTTTCGCCGTGATGATGCAGCCGATGTTCGACAGCATTTTCGAAGGCGGCAGCCGCGCCGCCCTATGGGGCATCGGCCTTGCGATGCTGGCGATCTTTACGCTGCGGGCCTTTGCCTCGCTGGGGCAAAAGATCCTTGTGACGCGGGTCAATGAACTGGTTGGCGCACGGCTGCGGGCGCGCCTGCTGTCGCATCTGATGACGCTGGATGGCAGCTTTCACCAACAGCATCCGCCGGGGCAGTTGATCGAACGGGTGCAGGGTGATGTGAACGGCATTACATCCATCACCGCGATGATCCTGATCAGCCTTGGCCGCGATCTGGCGGCGGTGCTGGCGCTGTTTGCGGTGGCGCTGGTGACCGATTGGCAATGGACGCTGATCGCGCTGGTGGGCATTCCGCTGCTGGTCGCGCCCTCGCTGGTTGTGCAGCGTCTTGTCCGCCGCCTGACCCGCAAATCGCGCGAGGTCGAGGGGACGCTCTCGACCCGACTGGACGAGGTGTTCCACGGCATCAACCCCGTCAAGCTGAACAATCTTGAGGATTATCAAAGCCGCCGCTATCGCGACCTGTTGGGGCAAAAGGTGCGCCTTGCGACATCCTCGGCGGCTGGCAAGGCCGCGATCCCCTCGCTGGTGGATATCATGACCGGCCTTGGGTTCATGGGCGTCATGGTGCTGGGCGGCGGCGAGATCCTCAGCGGCGAAAAGACCATGGGCCAGTTCATGACCTTTTTCACCGCCATGGCCTCGGTTTTTGGGCCGCTGCGGCGGCTGGCGGGGCTGTCGGGGTCATGGCAAGCGGGTCAGGTGGCGCTCGAGCGGTTGAAATCCGTCCTTGATATCGCGGCGAGCATTACCCCGACGGACCGCCCGCAACCCATCCCACAGGCGCCGCCCGAGATCCGCCTGCAAGATGTGCGGCTGGATTACGGCACCACCGAAGTGCTGCACGGCGTCACCTTTACGGCGGCTGCGGGCAAGACGACAGCGCTGGTCGGCGCATCTGGCGCGGGCAAAAGCAGTGTGTTCAACCTGTTGCCGCGTCTGATCGACCCCTCGTCCGGCGCGGTGCTGATCAACGGCATCTCGAACAAGGATTTCGCGCTGCATGATCTGCGCGACCTGTTCAGCGTGGTCTCGCAAGATTCGGCACTGTTCGATGAGAGCTTGCGCGACAATATCCTGCTGGATCGCCCCGCGCCCGAGGATTCCATGCTAGAGGATGTGCTGGCCGCCGCCCATGTCACCGATTTCCTGAAAGCCCTGCCCGAGGGGCTGGATAGCCCGGTCGGCCCGCGCGGATCGGCCCTATCCGGGGGGCAACGCCAGCGCGTCGCCATCGCCCGCGCGCTGCTGCGCGACACGCCCGTGCTGCTGCTGGACGAGGCGACATCCGCCCTCGACACACGCTCTGAGGTGCTGGTGCAACAGGCGCTGGAACAGCTCTCGCACGGGCGCACCACGCTGGTCATCGCGCATCGGCTGTCGACCATCCGCAACGCCGATAGTATCGTGGTGATGGATGCGGGACGCGTGGTCGATCAGGGCACGCATGACGAGCTGCTTGCACGCGGCGGTATCTATGCCGATCTATATGCGATGCAGTTCCGCAGCAGCGCCGAAAGTGAGACCGACGAATGA
- a CDS encoding DUF6280 family protein, with the protein MKEFVDSTAYNNEQGNRARKLFAAVVLAALDDAIADDKKYGNGPEQIARWARSRDGREVLSCAGIDPNERVVSGLMDFVAKGVRTSVALSREESERRHAAEEEARAA; encoded by the coding sequence ATGAAGGAATTCGTCGACAGCACTGCCTACAATAACGAACAGGGCAACCGTGCGCGTAAGCTGTTTGCCGCTGTCGTTCTGGCGGCCCTTGATGATGCGATCGCAGATGACAAGAAATACGGCAATGGTCCCGAGCAAATCGCCCGTTGGGCACGCTCGCGCGATGGTCGCGAAGTTCTGTCCTGTGCCGGGATCGACCCGAACGAGCGCGTTGTCAGCGGTCTGATGGACTTTGTTGCCAAAGGTGTGCGCACCTCGGTTGCATTGTCGCGCGAAGAGAGCGAGCGTCGTCACGCCGCCGAAGAAGAAGCCCGCGCCGCCTGA
- the efp gene encoding elongation factor P — MAKINANEIKPGFILDHDGGLWAAVKVDHVKPGKGGAFAQVELKNLRDGRKLNERFRSEDKVDSVRLERKDQQFLYETDGILTFMDTETFEQTELSSDLLGDRRPFLQDGMTIMIEYFGDEALNVALPPKVTCRIAETEPVMKGQTAAKSFKPAILDNGVRVMVPPFVGPDELIVVNTETMEYSERA; from the coding sequence ATGGCCAAGATTAACGCGAACGAAATCAAACCCGGCTTCATCCTTGATCATGATGGCGGCCTGTGGGCTGCGGTCAAAGTGGACCATGTGAAACCCGGCAAGGGCGGTGCCTTTGCACAGGTCGAGCTAAAGAACCTGCGTGATGGCCGTAAGCTGAACGAGCGTTTCCGGTCCGAAGACAAGGTCGACTCGGTGCGTCTGGAACGTAAAGATCAGCAATTCCTGTATGAAACCGACGGCATCCTGACCTTTATGGATACCGAGACGTTCGAGCAGACCGAGCTGTCGTCGGACCTGTTGGGCGACCGCCGCCCGTTCTTGCAAGACGGCATGACGATCATGATCGAGTATTTCGGCGACGAGGCGCTGAACGTCGCCCTGCCGCCCAAAGTCACCTGCCGCATCGCCGAGACCGAGCCGGTGATGAAGGGTCAGACCGCCGCGAAAAGCTTTAAGCCTGCGATATTGGATAACGGCGTGCGCGTCATGGTGCCGCCCTTTGTCGGCCCGGACGAGCTGATCGTCGTCAACACCGAAACCATGGAATATTCCGAGCGCGCCTAA
- a CDS encoding pyridoxal-phosphate-dependent aminotransferase family protein: MFANGRTHLAIPGPSVTPDEVLRAMHRTSTDIYGGALLDMTVSIYPDLQKLARTASALPVIYLGNGHAAWEGAIANTLARGDRVLVLATGNFGIGWANQARAMGAEVVVVDFGLTTGIDLSRTEEALRADLASGTPYKAVLMSHVDTATSLCNPVLPVRQVMDAVGHPGLLMVDCIASLGCDRFEMDAWGVDVMVATSQKGLMVPPGISFVYFGAKALAAREGVGFVPAYWDLKPRANPPAFYGLFGGTPPVQHLYGLRAALDMIMAEGLENVWARHAGLAQAVWAAFDAWSAGGPVSLCLSDPSLRSHAVTAAYAGPGNGDALRGWVTKFTGVTLGVSLGRDPAADYFRVGHMGHVNAHDVFGVLGAMDAGLKALDIPHGEGALAAATKVIAAAAKKAA, from the coding sequence ATGTTTGCCAATGGCAGAACCCATCTTGCGATTCCCGGCCCCTCGGTTACCCCCGACGAGGTCCTGCGCGCCATGCACCGCACCTCGACGGATATCTACGGCGGCGCGCTGCTGGATATGACCGTCTCGATCTATCCCGATCTGCAAAAGCTGGCGCGCACCGCCAGCGCGCTGCCGGTGATCTATCTGGGCAATGGTCACGCGGCGTGGGAAGGGGCGATTGCCAATACGCTGGCGCGCGGGGATCGCGTGCTGGTGCTGGCGACCGGCAATTTCGGCATCGGCTGGGCCAATCAGGCGCGCGCCATGGGGGCCGAGGTGGTGGTCGTTGATTTCGGCCTGACCACTGGCATTGACCTGTCGCGGACCGAGGAAGCCCTGCGCGCCGATCTGGCCAGCGGCACGCCCTATAAGGCCGTGTTGATGAGCCATGTCGATACGGCGACCTCGCTGTGCAATCCGGTGTTGCCGGTGCGCCAGGTGATGGATGCGGTGGGTCATCCGGGCCTGTTGATGGTCGACTGCATCGCGTCGCTGGGTTGCGACCGGTTCGAGATGGATGCCTGGGGCGTCGATGTCATGGTGGCGACCAGCCAAAAGGGCCTGATGGTGCCGCCCGGCATTTCCTTTGTCTATTTCGGTGCCAAAGCGCTGGCCGCGCGCGAGGGCGTCGGCTTTGTTCCTGCCTATTGGGATCTCAAGCCCCGCGCCAATCCGCCTGCGTTCTATGGTCTGTTTGGCGGCACCCCGCCGGTGCAGCACCTCTACGGTCTGCGCGCCGCGCTGGATATGATCATGGCCGAGGGGCTAGAGAATGTCTGGGCCCGCCATGCGGGTCTGGCGCAGGCCGTCTGGGCCGCGTTTGATGCCTGGTCGGCGGGCGGACCGGTATCGCTGTGCCTGTCTGATCCCTCGCTGCGCTCGCACGCTGTGACGGCGGCCTATGCGGGCCCCGGCAACGGCGATGCACTGCGCGGTTGGGTAACCAAATTCACCGGCGTCACGCTGGGCGTCAGCCTCGGCCGCGATCCGGCGGCGGATTATTTCCGCGTCGGTCACATGGGCCACGTGAACGCGCATGACGTCTTTGGCGTTTTGGGCGCGATGGATGCGGGTCTGAAGGCGCTGGACATTCCCCACGGGGAAGGTGCGCTGGCGGCCGCGACCAAGGTGATCGCCGCCGCAGCTAAAAAAGCGGCCTAA
- a CDS encoding DUF2125 domain-containing protein: MRRLLIIWVPLLLLGLFCGYWLVAQAQIKRAVTVAMERLPAYGWQANLDTLHLRGFPFRFDVMATDVSAENLAGTLAWQAPALNIHALSYQPNRIVAALPPQQQVTLYGQRIDVQSADMRVSTHVGLSPDLPLDEAVLEARDLALTSEFGWQAQVSHLLSALRAAPDVPADSPPTYDAYTRAQNLVLPEAIRAALDPSGVLPAAVASVEFDTRLSFDAPIDRYLTPQVAPTSVNLRRIHLQWGQMQLTATGTLQPGSNGLAEGEIALSLNGWQQLVTLAENAGALVPDRAQQLRFLLGAAAGGGDRLSLTLTVSQGVLSYGPVPLMPLPRMLQPQTP, translated from the coding sequence ATGCGCCGCTTGTTGATCATCTGGGTGCCGCTGCTGCTGCTGGGGCTGTTTTGCGGCTATTGGCTTGTCGCGCAGGCGCAGATCAAACGGGCTGTGACGGTGGCGATGGAACGGCTGCCCGCTTATGGCTGGCAGGCCAATCTGGACACGCTGCATCTGCGCGGCTTTCCCTTTCGCTTTGATGTGATGGCGACCGATGTCAGCGCCGAAAATCTCGCAGGCACGCTGGCTTGGCAGGCGCCCGCGCTGAATATCCACGCCTTGTCCTATCAGCCGAACCGTATCGTCGCCGCGCTGCCGCCGCAGCAGCAGGTCACGCTTTATGGCCAGCGCATTGATGTCCAATCGGCGGATATGCGGGTCTCGACCCATGTTGGTCTGTCCCCCGATCTGCCGCTGGACGAGGCTGTGCTTGAGGCCCGCGATCTGGCGCTGACCTCGGAATTTGGCTGGCAGGCGCAGGTTTCGCATCTGTTGTCGGCGTTGCGCGCCGCGCCCGATGTGCCCGCAGATAGCCCGCCGACCTATGATGCCTATACGCGGGCGCAAAATCTGGTGCTGCCCGAGGCGATCCGCGCCGCCCTTGATCCCAGCGGCGTGCTGCCCGCCGCGGTGGCGAGCGTTGAATTCGATACCCGCCTGTCCTTTGACGCGCCCATTGACCGCTATCTGACACCGCAGGTTGCGCCGACGTCGGTGAACCTGCGTCGCATCCACCTGCAATGGGGGCAAATGCAGCTGACCGCCACCGGCACATTGCAGCCAGGCAGCAACGGCCTGGCCGAGGGCGAGATCGCCCTGTCACTGAACGGTTGGCAGCAATTGGTCACGCTGGCTGAAAACGCGGGCGCGCTGGTGCCTGATCGCGCGCAGCAACTGCGGTTTTTGCTGGGGGCGGCTGCGGGCGGGGGGGATCGGCTCAGCCTGACCTTAACCGTATCGCAAGGGGTTCTCAGCTATGGGCCGGTGCCCTTGATGCCGCTGCCCCGGATGCTGCAGCCACAAACGCCCTGA
- a CDS encoding dual specificity protein phosphatase family protein, with protein MIDTGRVTCPSGWRDTLDFLFLDHAVLRYTWCNQAKVCDDVWRSNHAGFGRLRRLRDQGIKAILTLRGSSPSAANRFEAAACHTLGLHLYSVSLEARRAPKRDEVLRLFNTFRALPRPFLMHCKSGADRAGLAGALYLLGMQGATIEQARKQLSLRYLHIRASQTGVLDHVLDLYENDFRRYPIGIEEWFATKYDRDAATESFRR; from the coding sequence ATGATTGATACCGGCCGCGTTACATGCCCCTCGGGTTGGCGCGACACGCTGGATTTTCTGTTCCTCGACCATGCCGTACTGCGTTACACATGGTGCAATCAGGCCAAGGTATGCGATGATGTATGGCGGTCGAACCATGCAGGATTTGGCCGTCTGCGCCGCCTGCGTGATCAAGGCATTAAGGCCATTTTGACCCTGCGCGGCAGCAGTCCCAGCGCCGCGAACCGGTTCGAGGCTGCCGCCTGCCACACACTGGGCCTGCACCTTTATTCCGTTTCGCTCGAGGCGCGCCGCGCCCCCAAACGCGACGAGGTGCTGCGCCTGTTCAACACGTTTCGCGCCCTGCCGCGCCCGTTTTTGATGCATTGCAAATCGGGGGCCGACCGCGCGGGACTAGCGGGCGCGCTTTATCTGCTGGGGATGCAAGGCGCAACGATAGAGCAGGCGCGCAAGCAGCTATCGCTGCGCTATTTGCACATCCGCGCCTCGCAAACCGGGGTGCTTGATCATGTGCTGGACCTTTACGAAAACGACTTCCGGCGATACCCGATAGGGATCGAAGAATGGTTCGCGACGAAATACGATCGCGACGCCGCCACGGAGAGTTTTCGTAGATGA
- a CDS encoding inositol monophosphatase family protein yields the protein MMHVTPQQERDLIAIMQDAARAEILPRFRNLHADEISTKSHPGDLVTAADILSERRMTAAIPAVMPGAVVLGEEAISVDPILRDQIGLAATSVILDPVDGTWNFTKGVALFGMILAVAHREVPDFGVLFDPVAQDWVVAHAGQPTRFVTADGFSQSVHTSDERDPAKMTGFVPFEIMHRHHRQTVTAAMDGFASATALRCSCHEYRMIARGQAEFLISHHKPNPWDHAAGVVAVKGAGGVARFIDGEDYNVARPHGYLVSAASEEIWQMVADRFRFLQADAV from the coding sequence ATGATGCACGTGACCCCCCAGCAAGAACGCGATCTGATCGCCATCATGCAAGACGCCGCGCGGGCCGAGATCCTGCCCCGGTTTCGCAACCTTCACGCGGATGAAATTTCGACCAAATCCCATCCCGGCGATCTGGTCACCGCCGCGGATATTCTGTCCGAACGCCGCATGACCGCCGCTATTCCTGCCGTGATGCCCGGCGCGGTGGTGCTGGGCGAAGAGGCGATCTCGGTCGATCCTATCCTGCGCGATCAGATCGGGCTGGCCGCCACATCCGTGATCCTCGATCCGGTCGATGGCACGTGGAATTTTACCAAAGGCGTCGCGCTATTTGGCATGATCCTTGCGGTTGCGCACCGCGAAGTACCTGATTTCGGTGTGCTTTTCGATCCCGTCGCGCAGGATTGGGTTGTCGCCCACGCGGGCCAGCCGACGCGTTTTGTCACCGCTGACGGCTTTAGCCAAAGCGTCCACACCTCGGACGAGCGCGACCCGGCCAAGATGACCGGCTTTGTTCCGTTCGAGATTATGCACCGCCACCACCGCCAGACGGTCACCGCCGCGATGGACGGCTTCGCCAGTGCGACGGCTTTGCGCTGTTCTTGCCACGAATACCGCATGATCGCGCGCGGTCAGGCCGAATTTCTGATCAGCCACCACAAGCCCAACCCTTGGGATCACGCGGCGGGCGTCGTCGCGGTCAAAGGGGCAGGGGGCGTTGCGCGTTTCATTGATGGTGAGGATTACAACGTCGCCCGCCCGCATGGCTATCTGGTCAGCGCCGCATCCGAAGAGATCTGGCAGATGGTCGCGGATCGGTTCCGTTTTTTGCAGGCCGACGCGGTCTAA